The genomic DNA TCCTGGTTACCACGAGATCCAGAGTGAGCCATCATAAAGACAGGGTTAAAACTGGAGTTGGACTCCTGTTTACCAGTCACTGGATCAGTCAGAATATCAGCAGACATTTCGAGAGTCATCTCAGTTGATACGTCATTTGTGACCTTAGTCCAAACATCGACAACTTTGTTGTACTTCTCAGTACGAGTGATAATACCCTCGCCGTACTGTGCTTCAATATTTTCAACTTCGATATAAGCAGCTTCAAGCAGACCGGCCTTCTTCTGAGGAATGGTCAAATCTTTAAGACCGATAGTAATACCGGCTCTTGTTGCATACTCATAACCGAGGTCTTTAAGTCTATCACAAAGAATTACTGTCGCCTTACTACCTGCTGTGCGGTAGGCTGTTGAAACGAGGCGTGCAATGTTCTTTTTAGTCATAACCATATTGACCTGATCGTAGCCCATACCTTCAGGTACGAGTTCACCGACCAGAATACGTCCACAAGTGGTTTCAACTACTTTGCCCTCAACTCGAACCTTTATGCGAGCATGAAGAGATAAAACCCCTGCATCAAGGGCAGTAATAACTTCCCATGGTCCAGCAAAGATCATTCCTTCCCCTTTGGCGAATGAACGATCAACAGTCAAATAATATAAACCAAGAACGATATCCTGACTTGGGTTAATAATCGGCTGTCCGTTTGCAGGAGAGAGGATGTTATTTGAAGACATCATTAAAACACGACATTCGATCTGTGCCTCTACGGAAAGAGGAACATGAACTGCCATCTGGTCACCATCAAAGTCAGCGTTGTACGCAGAACATACAAGCGGGTGAAGCTGAATAGCTTTACCTTCGATGAGGATTGGCTCAAATGACTGAATACCAAGTCTATGAAGGGTTGGAGCACGGTTAAGCATGATTGGATATTCGCGAACAACGTCGTCAAGAATATCCCATACAACCAAGTCTTCGCGCTCGACCATCTTCTTAGCACTTTTGATGGTAGTTGCAATTTCTCTGCGCTCAAGTTCTGCGTAGATAAATGGTTTGAAAAGTTCCAAAGCCATTTTCTTAGGCAGTCCGCACTGGTGGAGCTTAAGATAAGGTCCACAAACAATAACGGAACGACCGGAGTAATCGACTCGTTTACCAAGTAGATTCTGACGGAAACGACCTTGCTTACCTTTAATCATATCTGACAAAGATTTAAGCGGACGACCGTTAGTACCGGTAATTGCGCGACCACGACGACCATTATCAAACAGAGCATCAACGGATTCCTGAAGCATTCTTTTTTCATTACGAATGATAATATCAGGAGCGCCAAGTTCAATCAGTCTTTTCAAACGATTGTTTCTGTTAATAACACGGCGGTAAAGATCGTTCAGATCAGAAGTAGCAAAGCGTCCACCGTCAAGAGGGACGAGAGGACGAAGCTCAGGTGGTATGACTGGAATTACATCCATGATCATCCACTGACAATTGTTGCCGGACTCAAGGAAAGCCTCAACAATTTTAAGACGCTTAGTAAGCTTCTTTTTCTTTGTCTGTGAACGTGTAGTCAAAGACTCGTCACGAAGTTCAGTACGAAGAGTGAGCATATCAATTTCTGCAAGCAGACCCTTGATTGTCTCAGCGCCCATACCAACTGTGATAGCGTCTTCACCGTAATGATCTACAACCTGAAAGTACTGATCTTCAGAAATAATCTGATGTGCCTTCAGAGGGGTTTCACCCGGCTCCAAGACAATATATGAATCAAAGTAAAGAACCTTCTCAAGATCAGCCATTGTGATATCAAGAAGTGTTCCGATCTTTGAAGGAAGTGTTTTTAGGAACCAAATGTGAGCAACAGGAGCAGCAAGTTCAATGTGCCCCATGCGTTCACGTCTAACTTTGGAAGCAATAACTTCAACGCCACATTTTTCGCAGACAATGCCGCGATGCTTCATGCGTTTGTACTTTCCACAGTTACATTCGTAGTCCTTAACAGGTCCGAAAATTTTAGCACAAAAGAGTCCATCTCTTTCAGGCTTAAAAGTTCTGTAGTTAATTGTCTCGGGCTTCTTAACTTCACCGAATGACCATTCTCTGATCTTCTCAGGTGAAGCAATGGAAATCTGAATTCCTTTGAGGCCACGCCCTGCGTTACCTGCGCCGGATGTTCTACGCATAGTGAACAATTCGTCCAGACTCATTAATATACCCCTTTCTTGAAAAGGTTTATCTAGTCGCGGGGCCTAACGGCCCCGCGTTCATTATTGCTGTATGGCGGGAGTAGCTTCTTCGTCATCCCTAAGCAAAGTAACATCAAGACCAAGAGACATCAGCTCTTTGATCAGAACATTAAATGACTCAGGCAAACCAGCTTCGAGGAAGTTATCGCCTT from Maridesulfovibrio frigidus DSM 17176 includes the following:
- the rpoC gene encoding DNA-directed RNA polymerase subunit beta' → MRRTSGAGNAGRGLKGIQISIASPEKIREWSFGEVKKPETINYRTFKPERDGLFCAKIFGPVKDYECNCGKYKRMKHRGIVCEKCGVEVIASKVRRERMGHIELAAPVAHIWFLKTLPSKIGTLLDITMADLEKVLYFDSYIVLEPGETPLKAHQIISEDQYFQVVDHYGEDAITVGMGAETIKGLLAEIDMLTLRTELRDESLTTRSQTKKKKLTKRLKIVEAFLESGNNCQWMIMDVIPVIPPELRPLVPLDGGRFATSDLNDLYRRVINRNNRLKRLIELGAPDIIIRNEKRMLQESVDALFDNGRRGRAITGTNGRPLKSLSDMIKGKQGRFRQNLLGKRVDYSGRSVIVCGPYLKLHQCGLPKKMALELFKPFIYAELERREIATTIKSAKKMVEREDLVVWDILDDVVREYPIMLNRAPTLHRLGIQSFEPILIEGKAIQLHPLVCSAYNADFDGDQMAVHVPLSVEAQIECRVLMMSSNNILSPANGQPIINPSQDIVLGLYYLTVDRSFAKGEGMIFAGPWEVITALDAGVLSLHARIKVRVEGKVVETTCGRILVGELVPEGMGYDQVNMVMTKKNIARLVSTAYRTAGSKATVILCDRLKDLGYEYATRAGITIGLKDLTIPQKKAGLLEAAYIEVENIEAQYGEGIITRTEKYNKVVDVWTKVTNDVSTEMTLEMSADILTDPVTGKQESNSSFNPVFMMAHSGSRGNQDQMRQLAGMRGLMAKPSGEIIETPITSSFREGLSVLQYFISTHGARKGLADTALKTANSGYLTRRLVDVVQDVTVAENDCRTVDGLELTHYIKGGEIKERLSEKILGRCTIYPVLKEGTDEILVPANALINEHYAKIVDDNGINSMVVRSPLTCRSKHGVCAMCYGRDLSRGHIVNVGETVGIIAAQSIGEPGTQLTMRTFHIGGTASREIEQSSFEAQHNGSVVLNRMRSVRNADGQQMVLGKSCQVAVVDEQGREREKYVLPLGAKLYVEEGQTITHGTVLAEWDPLAEPFITDVAGDVKFTDMVEGKTFQERIDEATGRSTYTITEYRTTNFKPSISICGEDGEPLSRTGSALKATYTLPVGAILMVKDGDTVTAGEVIARKLRETSKTKDIVGGLPRVAELFEVRKPKELGIITEIDGVVSYGAESKGKRKIVVTPEIGTTKEYLVPKGRHITAQEGDFVEAGDLMTEGLPELHDILRVKGEKFLARFLVEEIQDVYRFQGVGINDKHIEVIVRQMLKKVSIVDPGETHFLVAEQVDKQRFMESNAEAVANGQKPATAQTHVLGITQASLSTASFISAASFQETTKVLTESSLRGKKDYLRGLKENVIVGRLIPAGTGFRKYAQTAVIVPDQPERADKFLEELEEEPLLINER